From one Bos indicus x Bos taurus breed Angus x Brahman F1 hybrid chromosome 7, Bos_hybrid_MaternalHap_v2.0, whole genome shotgun sequence genomic stretch:
- the WDR18 gene encoding WD repeat-containing protein 18 has product MITHVRGGGEGKMAAPMEVAVCTDSAAQLWSCVVWELHSGANLLTYRGGQAGPRGLALLNGEYLLAAQLGKNYICAWELQRKDQLQQKIMCPGPVTCLTTSPNGLYVLAGISENIYLWEVSTGNLLVILSRHYQDVSCLQFTGDSSHFISGGKDCLVLAWSLCSVLQADPSRTPAPRHVWSRHTLPITDLHCGFGGPLARVATASLDQTVKLWEVSSGELLLSVLFDVGILAVTMDLAEHYMFCGGSDGSIFQVDLCTWPGQREKSFQPEQEHGKVFRGHRNQVTCLSVSTDGSVLLSGSHDETVRLWDVQSQQCLRTVTLKGPVTNACIMLAPVSMLSSDFRPGLPLPHFNKHLLGAEHGDEPHRGGLMLRLGLHQQGSEPSYLERVEQLQAVMSSTLEKNVLGGQDQLRIRVTELEDEVRNLRKINRDLFDFSTRIITHPTK; this is encoded by the exons ATGATTACGCACGTCCGGGGCGGTGGAGAAGGCAAGATGGCGGCGCCCATGGAGGTAGCCGTGTGTACGGACTCGGCGGCCCAGTTATGGAGCTGCGTTGTGTGGGAGCTGCACTCTGGCGCCAACTTGCTCACGTACCGCGGAGGCCAGGCAGGGCCCCGCGGCCTGGCGCTACTCAATGGCGAGTACCTGCTGGCCGCACAGCTGGGCAAGAACTACATCTGTGCCTGGGAGCTGCAGAGGAAG GACCAGCTTCAACAGAAGATCATGTGCCCGGGACCAGTCACCTGCCTCACCACATCGCCCAATGGCCTCTACGTCCTGGCAGGGATCTCAGAGAACATATACCTGTGGGAG GTGTCCACAGGGAACCTTCTGGTCATCCTGAGCCGCCACTATCAGGACGTGTCATGCCTGCAGTTCACGGGGGACAGCAGCCACTTCATCTCAGGGGGCAAGGACTGCCTAGTGCTGGCCTGGAGCCTCTGCAG cgTGCTGCAGGCAGACCCCTCCCGGACCCCTGCCCCCCGGCACGTCTGGTCTCGCCACACCCTCCCCATCACAGACCTGCACTGCGGCTTTGGGGGGCCCCTAGCCCGGGTGGCCACCGCCTCGCTGGACCAGACAGTGAAG CTGTGGGAGGTCTCCTCAGGTGAGCTGCTGCTGTCCGTACTCTTTGATGTGGGCATCCTGGCCGTGACCATGGACCTGGCTGAGCATTACATGTTCTGCGGCGGCAGCGACGGCTCCATCTTCCAGGTCGATCTCTGTACCTGG CCCgggcagagagagaagagctTCCAGCCAGAGCAGGAGCACGGGAAGGTGTTCAGAGGGCACAG GAACCAGGTGACCTGCCTGTCGGTGTCCACGGATGGCAGCGTGCTGCTATCGGGTTCCCACGATGAGACCGTTCGCCTCTGGGATGTACAGAGCCAGCAGTGCCTCAGGACAGTGACCCTCAAAG GCCCCGTGACCAATGCCTGCATCATGCTTGCACCCGTCAGCATGCTGAGCTCCGACTTCAGACCaggcctgcccctgccccactTCAACAAGCACCTGCTAGGCGCAGAGCACGGGGACGAGCCGCACCGCGGGGGCCTCATGCTGCGCCTAGGCCTCCACCAGCAG GGGTCAGAGCCCAGCTATCTGGAGCGGGTGGAGCAGCTGCAGGCGGTGATGTCCAGCACActggagaag aaTGTCCTGGGAGGCCAGGACCAGCTGCGGATCCGGGTGACTGAGCTGGAAGATGAGGTGCGGAACCTGCGCAAGATCAACCGCGACCTCTTTGACTTCTCCACACGCATCATCACACACCCAACCAAGTGA